In Dermacentor silvarum isolate Dsil-2018 chromosome 2, BIME_Dsil_1.4, whole genome shotgun sequence, the following proteins share a genomic window:
- the LOC119442220 gene encoding calmodulin-A encodes MDDVQQPVPLARSDSSSRTSQQPERHPLSDEQISEFREAFTLYDKDGSGCIRASDLGTVMRSLGYHPTEAQVAEIVGSNSRENIDFPEFLTIMAKEEIRPDDVDDEIREAFKVFDRNGDGYVSAAELRHVMTTMGEKLSHEEVDEMIREADQDGDGRINYDEFVSMVTSK; translated from the exons ATGGACGACGTTCAGCAGCCAGTGCCGTTGGCTCGTTCGGACTCCTCGTCCAGGACGTCCCAGCAACCGGAGCGGCACCCGCTGAGCGATGAGCAGATCAGCGAGTTCCGCGAGGCTTTCACGCTGTACGATAAGGACGGGAGCGGCTGCATTAGGGCGTCCGACCTGGGCACCGTCATGCGCTCCCTGGGCTATCACCCGACTGAGGCGCAGGTCGCG GAAATAGTGGGCTCCAACTCGCGGGAGAACATCGACTTTCCCGAGTTCCTGACCATCATGGCGAAGGAGGAGATCCGCCCGGACGACGTCGATGACGAGATCCGCGAGGCCTTCAAGGTGTTCGACCGCAACGGCGACGGCTACGTGAGCGCCGCCGAGCTGCGTCACGTGATGACCACCATGGGCGAGAAGCTGTCACACGAGGAAGTGGACGAGATGATACGCGAGGCGGACCAGGACGGCGACGGGCGCATCAACTACGACGAGTTCGTGAGCATGGTGACCTCAAAGTGA